One Streptomyces drozdowiczii DNA segment encodes these proteins:
- a CDS encoding metallopeptidase family protein, with protein MDSSVPPSPSEPRPRRRDRHGRGMRGPVAPPQVPLSTSRADNFRDLVQDSVERLERRWPQLTEVDFVVLEVPETAEETVPLGDAVSAEKGRPARITVYRRPVELRTKSRDERALLVHEIVVEQVAELLGLAPESVDPRYGQE; from the coding sequence ATGGACAGTTCCGTACCGCCCAGCCCGTCCGAGCCGCGTCCGCGGCGCCGGGACCGACACGGCCGCGGTATGCGCGGGCCCGTCGCCCCGCCGCAGGTGCCGCTTTCCACGAGCCGCGCGGACAACTTCCGCGATCTCGTCCAGGACTCGGTGGAGCGGCTGGAGCGGCGCTGGCCGCAGCTGACGGAGGTCGACTTCGTCGTCCTGGAGGTGCCGGAGACGGCGGAGGAGACCGTTCCGCTGGGCGACGCGGTCTCCGCCGAGAAGGGCCGGCCCGCCCGCATCACCGTCTACCGGCGCCCGGTCGAGCTGCGTACCAAGAGCCGTGACGAGCGCGCCCTGCTCGTCCACGAGATCGTGGTCGAGCAGGTCGCGGAGCTGCTGGGGCTGGCGCCCGAGTCCGTGGACCCCCGTTACGGCCAGGAGTAG
- a CDS encoding DUF3499 domain-containing protein yields the protein MSPVRRCSRTACGRPAVATLTYVYADSTAVLGPLATYAEPHCYDLCAEHSERLTAPRGWEVVRLSDPSAPSRPSGDDLEALANAVREAARPQERGDGAQGGGRRTADPMEVARRGHLRVLRSPDS from the coding sequence GTGAGCCCTGTACGTCGCTGTTCGCGCACCGCGTGCGGCCGCCCTGCCGTCGCGACACTGACGTACGTCTATGCCGACTCGACTGCGGTCCTCGGCCCGCTCGCCACCTACGCCGAGCCCCACTGCTACGACCTCTGTGCCGAGCACAGCGAGCGGCTGACCGCGCCACGCGGGTGGGAGGTCGTCCGGCTCTCCGACCCCTCCGCGCCCAGCCGCCCCAGCGGCGACGACCTGGAAGCCCTGGCCAACGCCGTACGGGAAGCCGCGCGTCCGCAGGAGCGCGGCGACGGCGCCCAGGGAGGCGGCCGCCGGACCGCCGACCCGATGGAGGTGGCCCGCAGGGGTCACCT